The following are encoded in a window of Gramella sp. MT6 genomic DNA:
- a CDS encoding transporter substrate-binding domain-containing protein: protein MPAVRHILFFLFTIVCSFQSIAQEPDSLQTNKKLIIGVTETPPFVEKRPNGFSGLSITSWKMVNEQLQATYEFKEYKNLESLLNAIEKGEVDLSVNPITVTDNRMKRMEFSQPYFISHTSVVKKKESTFLKHLKNFFSWDFFSVIGLLLFVILIFGILVWAFEREKNKEEFGGNIRGIMQGFWWSAVTMTTVGYGDKAPKTTGGRVVGLIWMFMAVIIISSFTAGIASSLTVKSINEEIRNIQDLERFDVTTVKSSSSQELLDLYNIENNLVSNGFEGLDAVRNDKTTLFVYDEPILKFEIERLDLSNDLEILGQSLKKDYYSYAFPKDSRLLKKIDPILVRTLKSMEWANLIKDYN, encoded by the coding sequence ATGCCAGCAGTTAGACATATCCTTTTCTTTCTTTTCACCATAGTTTGTTCTTTTCAATCCATTGCACAGGAACCTGATTCGCTTCAAACGAATAAAAAATTAATTATTGGGGTTACCGAAACTCCGCCATTCGTAGAAAAACGTCCTAATGGATTTTCAGGATTAAGCATCACTTCCTGGAAAATGGTTAATGAGCAATTACAAGCAACCTATGAATTCAAGGAATATAAGAATCTAGAAAGTCTTCTAAATGCGATAGAAAAAGGTGAAGTAGACCTGAGTGTTAATCCTATTACCGTAACAGACAACCGAATGAAGAGAATGGAGTTTTCGCAGCCATACTTCATCTCTCACACCAGCGTGGTAAAGAAAAAGGAATCTACATTTCTGAAACATCTGAAGAATTTTTTCAGTTGGGACTTCTTTTCAGTTATTGGTCTTTTATTATTTGTGATATTGATCTTCGGAATCCTAGTGTGGGCTTTTGAAAGAGAGAAAAATAAGGAAGAATTTGGTGGGAATATCAGGGGAATAATGCAAGGTTTCTGGTGGAGTGCTGTGACCATGACTACAGTAGGTTATGGAGATAAAGCCCCAAAAACTACTGGAGGAAGAGTTGTTGGATTGATCTGGATGTTCATGGCCGTGATCATCATTTCCAGCTTTACTGCAGGCATTGCTTCATCCCTAACCGTGAAGAGTATTAATGAGGAAATTAGAAATATTCAAGACCTTGAAAGGTTTGATGTCACCACCGTAAAAAGTTCAAGTTCCCAGGAATTGCTAGACCTTTATAATATTGAAAATAACCTGGTGAGTAATGGTTTCGAAGGTTTAGATGCAGTAAGAAATGATAAAACAACTCTTTTTGTTTATGATGAACCCATACTTAAATTCGAGATCGAGAGACTAGACCTTTCAAATGATCTGGAGATTCTTGGCCAGAGCCTTAAAAAGGATTATTATAGTTATGCTTTTCCTAAGGATTCCAGGTTATTAAAAAAGATTGATCCTATCCTGGTAAGGACCCTTAAAAGTATGGAGTGGGCTAACCTTATTAAAGATTATAATTAA
- a CDS encoding RimK family protein, which produces MNKYIVVNQPETWTISSEHLKIISSKDYLTNPEYSKLKKARIFNLCKDYSYQSKGYYVSLLAEARGHLAIPTVKNIVDLGEPKLVKIVSEDFDDLLQQSLKNIKSQEFTLSIYFGQNVAAKYRELSAMFFRHFQIPFLRVKFNFTTRWNIKSIKAISESEIPEEHKESMLVFAEQYFAKKRYDTPRSTTFEYDLAILVQPDDVAPPSNPKALKKFVELGEKMGFYTEIIHPKDLSRLTAFDALLIRQSTEVNNEAYAFARKAQQEDISTVDYPDAILKCCNKVFMAEALENAGIPTPKTIIVHKDNKDSVLKKTGLPVVLKSPDSTFSFGVKKAETEKEYFEVVNAMLKKSDLVIAQEFLPSDYDWRIGILDGKPFYACRYYMAKGHWQIYNWDAEKKDDQDGNADCLPIEEVPEKILKNAIKAAKLMGKGLYGIDIKEVNYKALVIEINDNPNIDAGVEDEYYGDKVYLNILTAIKNRLENKI; this is translated from the coding sequence ATGAATAAATATATAGTTGTTAATCAACCTGAGACCTGGACGATATCTTCTGAACATCTAAAGATCATTTCCTCTAAGGATTACCTTACCAATCCAGAATATTCTAAGCTTAAGAAAGCAAGGATATTTAACCTTTGCAAGGATTATTCCTATCAGTCTAAAGGTTATTATGTATCTCTTCTTGCGGAAGCAAGGGGGCATTTGGCAATTCCAACCGTTAAAAATATTGTAGACCTTGGTGAACCAAAATTAGTAAAGATCGTATCTGAAGATTTTGATGATCTCCTTCAACAATCTTTGAAGAATATAAAATCCCAGGAATTTACTTTAAGTATTTACTTTGGGCAGAATGTGGCGGCAAAGTACAGGGAATTAAGCGCGATGTTCTTTCGTCATTTTCAAATTCCCTTTCTTCGGGTAAAATTCAATTTCACTACCAGGTGGAATATAAAAAGTATCAAAGCTATTTCAGAATCTGAGATCCCCGAAGAGCATAAGGAAAGTATGCTGGTTTTTGCTGAGCAGTATTTTGCAAAGAAAAGGTATGATACTCCGCGAAGTACAACTTTTGAGTATGATCTGGCAATTCTTGTACAACCAGATGATGTTGCTCCACCAAGTAATCCTAAAGCATTAAAAAAGTTTGTTGAGCTAGGAGAAAAGATGGGATTCTATACAGAAATTATCCATCCTAAGGACCTATCAAGGTTAACGGCTTTTGATGCATTATTGATACGCCAGAGTACTGAAGTTAATAATGAGGCTTATGCTTTTGCCAGGAAAGCGCAACAGGAAGATATATCTACGGTAGATTACCCTGATGCTATCTTAAAATGCTGCAATAAGGTTTTTATGGCTGAAGCACTTGAGAATGCAGGTATTCCAACACCAAAAACCATTATCGTTCATAAGGACAATAAAGATTCAGTCCTGAAAAAAACCGGTTTACCCGTTGTTTTGAAATCTCCAGATTCCACTTTTTCATTCGGTGTAAAAAAGGCTGAAACCGAAAAAGAATATTTTGAGGTAGTAAACGCTATGCTTAAAAAATCTGACCTGGTGATCGCTCAGGAGTTTCTGCCCTCAGATTATGACTGGAGGATTGGTATTCTGGATGGCAAGCCATTCTATGCCTGTAGATATTATATGGCCAAGGGGCACTGGCAGATCTACAACTGGGATGCAGAGAAGAAAGATGATCAAGATGGGAATGCAGATTGTCTGCCCATAGAAGAAGTGCCTGAAAAGATCCTGAAAAACGCTATAAAAGCCGCGAAACTTATGGGGAAAGGTCTTTATGGCATCGATATCAAAGAGGTGAATTATAAGGCTCTGGTAATAGAGATCAACGATAATCCTAATATAGACGCCGGGGTAGAGGATGAATACTATGGGGACAAGGTTTACCTGAACATTTTAACGGCAATCAAGAACAGACTGGAAAATAAAATATAA
- a CDS encoding glutamate-cysteine ligase family protein, whose product MAYHLFEVYGIELEYMLVQRSNLKVNPIVDKLLTKKNGSLTSDVENGKIEWSNELVSHVVEMKTNGPTDDIDHLAALFAENVQEMNQLLEDFDTCLLPTAAHPFMDPDTETRLWQHHYSKIYALYNKIFDCKGHGWSNVQSMHINLPFFDDAEFEKLHAAVRILLPIIPGLAASSPVLDGEFTGYKDARMHYYKSNQKEIPHMTGKVIPEQVFNKADYYKTIFEPITEAIKPFDTEKILDHHFLNSRGAISRFDRNAIEIRVIDIQENPSADIAIAAFIIEALKLLVSEELISLNDQKAWHEDELFQIFDEVIKNAENTLITDKKYLAIFDLDRDCDVRAIWKKIYELVGGKLTEDQQNHIEFLIQNGSLSTRILKALRSDFSQGNIKKVYTRLAECLQENRMFRP is encoded by the coding sequence ATGGCATATCACCTTTTTGAAGTGTATGGAATTGAACTGGAATATATGCTGGTTCAAAGATCAAATTTAAAAGTGAATCCTATCGTGGATAAGCTTCTTACCAAAAAAAATGGCTCATTGACTTCTGATGTTGAAAATGGGAAAATAGAATGGAGCAACGAATTGGTTTCTCATGTTGTGGAAATGAAGACCAACGGACCTACAGATGATATCGACCATTTAGCTGCATTATTTGCAGAGAACGTGCAGGAGATGAATCAACTATTGGAAGATTTTGATACCTGTCTTCTTCCAACCGCGGCTCATCCATTCATGGATCCAGATACCGAAACACGTTTGTGGCAGCATCATTATAGTAAGATATATGCTTTATACAATAAGATCTTTGATTGTAAGGGTCATGGCTGGAGTAACGTGCAAAGCATGCATATTAACCTGCCTTTCTTCGATGATGCTGAATTTGAAAAATTACATGCCGCTGTAAGGATTTTGTTACCAATTATACCAGGGCTTGCGGCTAGTTCACCTGTTCTGGACGGTGAATTTACCGGTTATAAGGATGCCAGAATGCATTACTATAAGAGCAATCAAAAGGAAATTCCACATATGACGGGAAAAGTTATTCCCGAGCAGGTCTTCAATAAAGCAGATTATTACAAAACCATTTTTGAACCTATCACAGAAGCTATCAAACCTTTTGATACTGAAAAGATCCTTGACCATCACTTCCTTAATTCCCGTGGCGCTATTTCCAGATTCGACAGGAATGCTATTGAAATTAGGGTTATCGATATACAGGAAAATCCTTCAGCAGATATTGCGATCGCTGCATTTATTATAGAAGCCTTGAAATTACTGGTTTCAGAAGAACTTATTTCCCTGAATGATCAGAAAGCATGGCATGAAGATGAGCTTTTTCAGATCTTTGATGAAGTCATTAAGAATGCTGAAAATACGCTTATAACAGACAAAAAATACCTCGCCATCTTTGACCTGGATAGAGATTGTGACGTAAGGGCTATTTGGAAAAAGATATACGAATTAGTAGGAGGGAAGTTGACTGAAGATCAACAGAATCATATTGAATTCCTTATCCAGAATGGAAGTCTATCTACAAGGATCTTGAAAGCTTTGAGAAGTGACTTTTCCCAAGGCAATATAAAAAAGGTTTATACCAGACTAGCAGAGTGCCTTCAGGAAAACAGAATGTTCCGGCCATGA
- a CDS encoding 3D domain-containing protein, with product MKTWIHPNFYKLRNFLKLLSRLFLILLLISCKDRDMKGDEVDWDTICVTATAYNSVDSQTEGHPMLTAWGDTLRPGMNAVAVSRDLMRMGLDHNSKIKIEGFDSVFLVKDKMHYRWRNRIDIYMGKNVEAAREFGRKKLNIAYIFHKDSISH from the coding sequence ATGAAAACATGGATTCATCCAAACTTTTATAAGCTTCGGAATTTCCTGAAGTTATTAAGCAGACTATTCTTAATCTTGCTGCTAATTTCCTGCAAGGACCGGGATATGAAAGGTGATGAAGTAGATTGGGATACAATCTGTGTGACAGCAACGGCTTATAATTCTGTTGATAGTCAAACAGAAGGTCATCCCATGCTTACGGCCTGGGGAGATACGCTAAGGCCGGGTATGAATGCCGTAGCTGTTTCACGCGATCTTATGAGGATGGGACTGGACCATAATTCCAAAATTAAAATTGAAGGATTTGACAGTGTTTTTCTGGTAAAGGATAAAATGCATTATCGCTGGAGAAATCGAATAGATATTTATATGGGTAAAAACGTAGAAGCTGCTAGAGAATTTGGTAGAAAGAAACTGAATATTGCTTACATATTCCACAAGGACTCAATTTCCCATTAA
- a CDS encoding OsmC family protein has protein sequence MKRKGSAVWKGSLKEGNGTVSLESGVLKDAQYSFETRFEDGKGTNPEELVGAAHAGCFSMQLSAFLTEDGFTPDKIETTSEITFEDGEITKSHLILDAVVPGIDKEKFDKIANKAKENCPLSKLLKAEITLEYDLK, from the coding sequence ATGAAAAGAAAAGGATCGGCCGTATGGAAAGGCTCATTAAAAGAAGGAAATGGAACCGTTAGTCTTGAGAGCGGAGTTTTGAAGGATGCGCAATATTCCTTTGAAACACGTTTTGAAGATGGAAAAGGTACAAATCCAGAGGAATTGGTTGGAGCGGCCCATGCAGGATGTTTCAGTATGCAACTTTCTGCTTTTTTAACTGAAGATGGATTCACTCCAGATAAGATCGAAACAACTTCTGAAATTACTTTTGAAGATGGTGAAATAACCAAATCCCACTTGATTCTGGATGCGGTTGTGCCGGGAATAGATAAAGAAAAATTTGATAAAATTGCGAATAAGGCAAAGGAAAACTGCCCATTATCAAAACTTCTAAAGGCTGAGATCACCCTTGAATACGATCTGAAATAA
- a CDS encoding Gfo/Idh/MocA family oxidoreductase, with amino-acid sequence MKAKNCKIDKASRRDFMKKSAIAATGFMIVPRHVLGGPGFTAPSDKLLIAGIGVGGKGESDLTSFYESGKAEIAFLCDVDDRRAAASRERFPKAKYYKDYRELFDKESKNFDAVSVSTPDHNHAVQAMAAMERGKHVYVQKPLTHDIYEARQLTEAAKKYKVVTQMGNQGASGDGVRKMKEWYDTGIIGEVDEVYVWTNRPVWPQGIPWPQTSTAVPSELDWKLWLGTAPYKEYVDGLVPFNWRGWWDYGTGALGDMGCHLIEPPFSVLDLKYPKDVECSVGSVYVDEFQRGYFPESCPPSSHVIMSFDGKSENSKDITMHWMDGGIKPMRPEELGPEETFGDGGNGALIIGSKGKMMCGTYGLNPRLLPTSKTEEVTVPQKYARVEGGMAGHYAQWVEAAIAGYGEKPLSSPFDIAGPLTESLLIANLAIRGYDIQKTRKNENGEEQIYYPGRDIKMIWDAENMKVTNFDEANQFVKREYPDGFTL; translated from the coding sequence ATGAAAGCGAAAAACTGCAAAATTGATAAAGCTTCCCGAAGGGATTTTATGAAGAAGTCGGCGATTGCGGCTACAGGATTTATGATCGTACCCAGGCATGTTCTCGGAGGACCGGGTTTTACCGCTCCTAGTGATAAATTGTTGATAGCCGGAATAGGAGTAGGTGGAAAGGGAGAATCTGATCTTACCAGTTTTTATGAAAGCGGGAAAGCTGAGATAGCGTTTTTATGTGATGTGGACGATCGCAGAGCTGCTGCTTCCAGGGAACGTTTCCCAAAGGCGAAATACTATAAAGATTACCGGGAACTGTTTGATAAGGAATCCAAGAATTTTGATGCTGTTTCTGTTTCCACCCCAGATCATAATCATGCTGTGCAGGCAATGGCGGCTATGGAGCGTGGTAAACATGTCTATGTGCAAAAACCTTTGACCCACGATATCTATGAGGCCAGGCAGTTGACTGAAGCTGCTAAAAAATATAAAGTGGTGACTCAAATGGGAAACCAGGGAGCTTCTGGGGATGGTGTTCGTAAAATGAAGGAATGGTATGATACCGGGATTATTGGAGAAGTAGATGAAGTTTATGTCTGGACCAATAGACCTGTATGGCCACAGGGAATACCATGGCCGCAGACTTCTACCGCTGTACCTTCTGAACTGGATTGGAAATTATGGCTGGGCACCGCGCCTTATAAAGAATATGTAGATGGCCTGGTTCCTTTTAACTGGCGTGGCTGGTGGGATTATGGTACCGGCGCCCTTGGAGATATGGGATGTCATTTGATAGAACCTCCATTTAGTGTTTTAGACCTGAAATATCCTAAAGATGTTGAGTGTAGTGTGGGTAGTGTTTACGTAGACGAATTTCAAAGAGGTTATTTCCCGGAAAGTTGTCCGCCTTCCAGTCATGTGATCATGAGTTTTGATGGAAAGTCTGAAAATTCCAAAGATATAACCATGCACTGGATGGATGGTGGGATTAAACCAATGAGACCTGAAGAGCTAGGACCAGAAGAAACTTTTGGAGATGGTGGTAACGGAGCCCTGATCATTGGTTCTAAAGGTAAAATGATGTGCGGTACTTATGGACTGAATCCTCGATTACTACCTACTTCTAAAACAGAGGAAGTGACTGTTCCACAAAAATATGCCAGGGTAGAAGGTGGTATGGCCGGGCATTATGCCCAATGGGTGGAAGCCGCTATCGCTGGATATGGAGAAAAACCATTAAGTTCACCATTCGATATTGCCGGTCCACTTACAGAATCCTTGTTAATTGCCAACCTGGCCATTAGAGGTTATGATATTCAGAAGACCAGAAAGAATGAGAATGGAGAAGAGCAGATATATTATCCTGGAAGAGATATTAAAATGATATGGGACGCTGAAAATATGAAAGTGACTAACTTCGACGAAGCTAACCAGTTCGTGAAAAGGGAATATCCAGATGGTTTTACCTTATAA
- a CDS encoding glycosyltransferase, with protein sequence MPRLLIIGYVWPEPKSSAAGARMMQLIEFFKKENYQITFATTARETDNKVDLNSLSIDSEKIKLNDPEFDDFLKELMPDAVLFDRFMMEEQFGWRVDNICPEAIKILDTEDLHFLRNARQKAFKENREAKDIYRNSELAKREIAAIYRSDLSLIISEPEMELLRSEFRIPDEILFYLPFMLNPVKEKEQGELPVFEARKDFISIGNFLHEPNWNAVLFLKEKIWPDLRKNLPDAKMNIYGAYPTQKVLNLHNPKENFLVHGWADNSNLVMKSARVCLAPIQFGAGIKGKLVEAMKNGTPSVTTSFGSEGISDFNHWNGYVSNETDNFIRRSKDLYSNKELWQEKQSIGFEIYNERFNLDFHHERFRKVLFQIIQDLEDHRNANFTGKMLKHHLHKSTYFMSRFIEEKNRNKN encoded by the coding sequence ACCAGATCACCTTCGCTACCACGGCCAGGGAAACCGACAACAAGGTCGACCTTAATTCACTAAGCATAGATTCTGAAAAGATCAAATTGAATGATCCTGAATTTGATGATTTTCTTAAAGAATTAATGCCTGATGCTGTCCTTTTTGATAGGTTTATGATGGAAGAACAATTTGGCTGGAGAGTAGATAATATATGCCCCGAAGCTATTAAAATATTAGATACCGAAGATCTGCATTTTCTTCGAAACGCCAGGCAAAAAGCTTTTAAGGAGAATAGGGAGGCAAAAGATATCTATCGGAATTCGGAATTGGCAAAAAGAGAAATTGCAGCTATTTACCGGAGCGACCTGAGTTTAATAATTTCGGAACCTGAAATGGAATTGCTTAGATCGGAGTTTAGAATACCGGATGAAATTCTTTTCTACTTACCCTTTATGCTTAATCCAGTTAAGGAAAAAGAGCAAGGAGAACTTCCAGTTTTTGAAGCCCGGAAAGACTTCATAAGTATTGGCAATTTTCTCCATGAGCCAAACTGGAACGCGGTATTGTTTTTAAAAGAAAAGATCTGGCCAGACTTGAGGAAAAATTTACCAGATGCGAAAATGAACATTTACGGGGCCTATCCAACTCAAAAAGTTTTGAATTTACACAATCCTAAAGAAAATTTTCTTGTTCATGGTTGGGCTGATAATTCAAACCTGGTAATGAAAAGTGCTAGAGTTTGCCTTGCCCCTATTCAGTTTGGTGCTGGTATTAAAGGGAAACTGGTTGAAGCTATGAAAAATGGAACTCCCTCGGTCACCACTTCTTTTGGATCAGAAGGGATTTCAGACTTTAATCACTGGAATGGATATGTTTCTAATGAGACAGACAATTTTATCAGAAGGTCAAAAGATTTATATAGTAATAAAGAACTTTGGCAGGAAAAACAAAGCATCGGGTTTGAGATCTACAATGAAAGATTCAATTTAGATTTCCATCATGAACGCTTTAGAAAGGTTTTATTCCAGATAATTCAAGATCTGGAAGATCATAGGAACGCAAATTTTACCGGTAAAATGTTGAAACACCATCTGCATAAAAGTACTTATTTTATGTCGAGGTTTATTGAGGAAAAGAACAGGAATAAAAATTAA
- a CDS encoding N-formylglutamate amidohydrolase, with protein sequence MPSGKQNVPAMKLVLTCEHAFPDIPEKYEELFTSDLEVLKTHEAYDPGAYDLFTDLVELADYTIHQKIGRLLVESNRSLGHKNLFSRFSKGLTDLEKKEILETYYNPYRREVEDNIAQLIGVGNEVLHISVHSFTPVLNGIERNCDIGLLYDPGRKKEQEIALKWKETILKGHSETRIRFNYPYLGKADGFTTSLRKRFQKDYMGIELEVNQKWVKSNRMDETLKKIIFSSLQEIKKGS encoded by the coding sequence GTGCCTTCAGGAAAACAGAATGTTCCGGCCATGAAACTGGTCTTGACATGTGAACATGCTTTTCCGGATATTCCGGAAAAATATGAAGAGCTATTTACTTCGGACTTAGAAGTTTTAAAAACACATGAAGCATACGATCCCGGTGCTTACGATCTTTTTACAGACCTGGTGGAACTGGCAGATTATACTATTCATCAAAAAATAGGCAGATTACTGGTTGAATCGAACAGATCTTTAGGACACAAGAACCTTTTTTCAAGATTTAGCAAAGGCTTAACCGACTTAGAAAAGAAGGAAATTCTGGAAACCTATTATAACCCATATCGCCGTGAAGTGGAGGATAATATTGCACAACTGATTGGTGTAGGGAATGAAGTTCTTCATATTTCTGTACATAGTTTTACGCCGGTATTAAATGGGATAGAGCGTAATTGTGATATAGGATTGCTGTATGATCCTGGAAGAAAGAAAGAACAGGAAATTGCCTTAAAATGGAAAGAAACTATTTTAAAAGGTCATTCCGAAACAAGGATCAGGTTTAACTATCCCTATCTTGGAAAGGCTGATGGTTTTACAACCAGCCTGAGAAAGCGATTTCAAAAAGATTATATGGGAATCGAACTGGAGGTAAATCAGAAATGGGTGAAAAGCAATAGGATGGATGAAACCTTAAAGAAAATAATATTCAGTTCACTACAGGAAATAAAAAAGGGATCTTAA
- a CDS encoding aspartate kinase, protein MKVLKFGGTSVGSAPSIRNVKEIILNQPGSKLLVLSAMSGVTNMLVEISDQVRNHEFSQNSEKIKELRSKHFGLIDELITDATLNSSVKENIDSQIQQLEKICSAEWNKNIEATILTTGESLLTFIFSSYLKFESIQNTLLDAKEFMHISNLENPDTLHIGELLNDCLKRSSQNDILITQGFVRLDARNEISTLKRGGSDYTATILGAAIRASEIQIWTDISGLHNNDPRFVENTHPVSQLSFEEAAELAYFGAKILHPQTISPVIGKNIPVYLKNTFTPEATGTCISAIAERKGLKAISAKDGITAIKIKSNRMLMAHGFLKKIFEIFDKYETAIDMITTSEIAISLTIDDCTNLDHILSELDNYGEISVDANHSIICVVGEGLIEDRGTSRLFEILQDVPVRMISYGGSNNNISLLVDTRNKVEVLQKLNKKLFSTEGVGSL, encoded by the coding sequence ATGAAAGTTTTAAAATTTGGAGGTACTTCTGTTGGCTCGGCCCCAAGTATCAGGAATGTAAAGGAAATTATTCTTAATCAACCGGGTAGTAAATTACTGGTACTTTCGGCGATGTCTGGAGTAACTAATATGCTGGTTGAAATTTCAGATCAGGTAAGAAATCATGAGTTTTCTCAAAATTCGGAAAAAATAAAGGAACTGAGATCTAAGCATTTTGGACTTATTGATGAGCTTATCACCGATGCTACGCTTAATTCTTCAGTCAAAGAAAATATAGATTCTCAAATTCAACAGCTCGAAAAAATCTGTTCTGCTGAATGGAATAAGAATATTGAGGCCACCATATTGACCACAGGTGAAAGCCTTTTGACCTTCATTTTCAGCTCTTATCTAAAATTCGAAAGTATCCAAAATACTTTACTGGATGCCAAAGAATTCATGCATATAAGTAACCTTGAAAATCCTGATACGTTACATATTGGGGAGTTATTGAACGATTGTTTAAAAAGATCTTCTCAAAATGATATTCTAATTACCCAGGGATTTGTAAGGCTGGATGCGCGAAATGAAATCAGTACTTTAAAAAGGGGTGGTAGCGATTATACCGCCACTATTTTAGGTGCTGCCATTAGAGCTTCCGAAATTCAGATCTGGACAGATATTAGCGGTTTACATAATAATGATCCGCGATTTGTAGAAAATACGCATCCGGTATCACAATTAAGTTTTGAGGAAGCCGCAGAGCTTGCCTACTTTGGAGCGAAGATCCTTCATCCCCAAACTATATCTCCGGTGATAGGGAAGAATATTCCGGTTTACCTTAAAAATACATTTACTCCGGAAGCTACCGGGACTTGTATTAGTGCAATTGCCGAAAGAAAAGGATTAAAGGCTATATCAGCAAAAGATGGAATTACTGCAATAAAGATCAAATCCAACAGGATGTTGATGGCTCATGGTTTCCTGAAAAAAATATTCGAGATTTTTGATAAATATGAAACGGCGATCGATATGATCACTACTTCAGAGATCGCGATCTCGCTTACCATAGATGACTGCACGAATCTGGACCATATTCTATCTGAACTGGATAATTACGGCGAGATTAGCGTTGACGCTAACCATAGTATTATTTGTGTAGTAGGTGAGGGGCTTATTGAAGATCGCGGTACTTCCAGGTTGTTTGAAATTCTTCAGGATGTCCCAGTGAGGATGATATCTTACGGAGGAAGTAATAATAATATTTCCCTTTTGGTAGATACCAGAAATAAAGTCGAAGTTCTGCAAAAACTTAATAAAAAGCTTTTTAGTACTGAAGGAGTAGGATCTCTATAA
- a CDS encoding peptidylprolyl isomerase, translating into MSQVKQNDAVKVHYTGKLEDGQVFDSSVERGEPIEFTLGQGQLIPGFEEGLIGMEVNEKKTINIPKEEAYGEPKAELIQEVEKSQLPEELKPEVGMPLVSKGPDGREINLVVTEVKDESIVVDANHPLAGKDLVFDLEVVEIK; encoded by the coding sequence ATGAGTCAAGTTAAGCAAAATGACGCCGTTAAGGTACATTACACAGGGAAATTAGAAGACGGTCAGGTTTTCGATAGCTCAGTAGAGCGTGGAGAGCCTATAGAGTTCACTTTAGGACAAGGTCAACTAATACCAGGTTTTGAAGAAGGTCTTATCGGTATGGAAGTTAACGAGAAGAAAACTATCAATATACCAAAAGAAGAGGCATACGGAGAACCAAAAGCTGAATTAATCCAGGAAGTTGAAAAAAGTCAACTGCCAGAGGAGCTAAAGCCTGAGGTTGGAATGCCATTAGTATCTAAAGGGCCTGATGGTCGTGAGATCAATCTTGTGGTAACAGAAGTTAAAGATGAAAGTATCGTAGTTGATGCTAATCATCCATTAGCTGGTAAAGATCTTGTTTTCGATCTTGAAGTTGTTGAGATCAAGTAA